The nucleotide window CATAAGGACTAGCTTTCTATGTGACTAATTGTTTGAATTTGATCAACCGCTGCATAAGGTTTCGCCTCATACCCAGTATTTCACCTGAATTCCCCAATGTGGATGTATTCTCTTAACCACAtcaaaacaaataaatgaaaaaaagaaaggcagaagattttcatttttggACCGAGTTGTTTTCATGAAATAGATAACTTACAGTTTCATCACAATAAGAAATGCAATCAACCAGGATCTTCTTATAACTGAGCCTCCACTCCACAGCTAATCTCCACCTCTCCCTTGACTGCATACTGCTTCTTTCTCCCTTCTGCACAACATTAGATTTGAAGGCACAAATCTCATCTCTACAAGTGGATGACAACTGATTGAGCTCCAAAGGGGACTCGAGATTTTGGATTTTGTCAATGGCACTTGATAACAAACGATCATCTTCAAATGATGTCGGCAGACTCTTCAAAATAGCGTTGCACTTCTTCGATATCCATGTCATGACATACATCTCATTTTGAATTGAGAGTTGGAGTCCTGAATACACCAGGTGTCCAACAGACCTTCGCTGGTTCCGTGGGGTTGCCCATAATCGCAAGGCAGACAGTAGAGCAAAAGATGGTTTCCCGGTCTGATGTATATACAATGACTCTTTAGGCCATGAACAGGACGAATATATTTCAGGTTCCAAAGGAATAaaaactttgtcatttgggttTCCATTTAAGAGAAAGCCATAGTGCTCAAGAAGCTCCAGATTCGTGTATGTTCCGTAGCTTAAAAGGGCCTGCATACAATAAACAAGTATCGGTTTTAAAATATCCAATTCAAGACCTAAAAATAACGTAATGAAAACAAATGGATCCCAGTAATCCTATACAAGGAAGTCATAACAAAGTTGAAGTAATATGCACTCATAAAGTTATAAAACAAACACTGGAATAATACGGCTATAaacatttttatcttttttcacAACAGCACTACATAGAATCAGAAGGACAGCCTAGTTAACTAGCTAATGCAGAACAGCACTACTATCCCAAACCATATCCTGGATATTCCAAAGCACCTGCAGCCAGACTACTACTGCAACGTATaattggaaattaaaaattaaaaatctcaTCAAAATGAAAACCAAAGCATCCACACCAGATTCTCTATTCAGCCATCACCAAAAGCACGACTTCATCTTCcaagcttttcttctttttacgATTTCCACTTTCACCTTTTCCAACCATTAAACTCTGGTTTTCCATGCCAACTCCAGACCACTAGCAAACTCCGAATTTTATTTTACTTCTTTTCTCTGTGTTTGGGTGAGGGATTTCCAAACTCCAAAGGGCTTGAGGCCAAGTTAGTAAGGAATGAACCACAAAACGTGTATAGCGGAGTTTGAAATGCAGTTCATGAGCATTGCAAAGGCATGTATGAGGGATTTGTAAACAAGTCCTTCCAAGTCGTCATTTACAGATTCCTCTCATATACCTTTACTGCTCATGTGGTGCATTTCTAATGCCTCCTATTAACATTTTGTGATCCATTCCTTGCTTGGCCTCGATACATTGGAACTTCAAAGTCCCATACCCAAACATAGCCTACAGGTTGTCTGATTGCTAAATTTTAGGCTATCTTCTACACAATAACCAATGGCAACACCCACCTTATGGTCTACATCAAATCAATCATAAACTCTTTACCAAGGTGGTTCACCATCTACCACAAATACTGTAAAAGTAAATATCAAGGTTTAGTGAATATCTTGAAGAAACAAAGATAGGTTAACCTAATAAATAACCTCAAATTTGCCAATCAAAGTCAAACTATGTCACAAATGTAAAAATGTAAAGCACTTTAGGATTCACAGATTAGTTGAAACTGGAAGAGAAATGTAAATATTTCAATGTAGTAAGATATCGCCCACAAAACTAGAAGACAATTAGTACATGGAAGCTATCATGCAGCAATAAATGATATCTTTAAAAGGAGACAAAAAGAACAAATTACCTGCTCCCCTTTTTTGTAGCTTTTCTTAGCATAGAAGCAATAGGCGTCAATATCCTTCTCAAACCCTCCATCAGTTAATCTTCGTGAATCAGAAACGTCCACGTCCAGCGTACCAGAACTATCATCATTCACCAAGTCAAGCGTTGCATGCTCCATACTTTCACAAGCAGAAGGCTCTTCTCCAGGTGCAGAATAATTAAATAAGTCTCCAACAGGACATAAGCACCCAGCTGCATCCCATGGTATATGCAACGTCCTTGAGGATATCTTTAAATAAGATAACAATTTAACAATTTGAAACATTGgaatattaattaaaaagacCAGAAGGTCCAACCATTACAAGACAGTACAAATAAACAATTCATTAAACCAACAAAACTGTACACTGTGAAACATGTGATTTAATAATGTGGATAACTCAGTCAGTGATATATAAGTGAAACTGATCGATCTAACAAATAAGATGTCACATTGAATATTGTAAATGACGTGAAACATACAGATTTCTTGTTGTGAACTGAGAGAGAACagagaaaataaaatgaaagagaggccgaagaaaacaaagaaacaaaactagAATAGAGAAATACACAGTTTGCATTACATTATGGATACACTAATGTCTGTGTTCTCATTTTAGAAAACTCTGAATTCCTAATACAGTTGCTCCTTTGTGCACAAATGAATTTATTTCTGATATGGACAATGTGCCAAGAATGTTAAATGAATTCTGAAACTAGCGTTAGACAATAGAAACTCATATGTATAatgtacatatatacatatacatatatatatatatatatatatatatgtacaggccctttatgcaaagggatccccatttttttcaaaaaatggggattaggtgtggggctcactccacatcgaacttcaacgatccgaaccgtctattttgtaagtctcgatacatagatcatccttgcaaaaattcaattcaatccaaaaccatttgcttatttaattatcaagataaaatttcattgtttcttatataacaaagtatttgttaatttctttgaacccaattagatgtcttaaacatttccgatttggctaatattttgcatggatgatctatgaggtgcaacttgaaaaatagacagttcgtatcgttaaagttcgatgtagTGTGGACCCCATAACTAATacccatttttataaaaaaaatggagatcccttcccttaaagatttcctatatatatatgtaaaccCTTACATCAGCTGTGGATATTTTGAATAAGGTAGACTTCCATTTAGCAGACAGTTAGCTACATGAGTTTACTTCCAGAGTATAGAATTCACATCAAGAAACCTAAGCCGAGCATCATAAGGTATTAGATCCTTGGTCAATTACTTTGTGGTTGGATGCGAAAGAAGTAGCTGTTCAATGCTTCTTAGTTTAATGCACCACTAAATTGGGAAACATATGATTTCCTATTGTTCttgttttgggttttaaaaaaaaagccaaaactcATCGGGGAATCTGTGATTTATCAATGTGAAAGGTTCCCAAATCATATACAATAATCCAAAATGTAATCTTTGACACCCTATTAACGTCTTTCACCTTTCATTAAAAGAAAAGGGTGGGCAACTTTATGTCTGTGTACTCATTTTTAGAAAACTCTAAAACCCAAATATAGTTGCTCCTTTGTACACAGGCAATGCCGAAACTACAAGATACCTAAAACAAACTTACTGATATGACAGAATGGTTAAACGAAAAATTAATTCATTCAAACAATTATCTCAAACCCTAAGCACCATGATAGTTCTCAAACCTGGGAAAGAGTGTATACTCACAGTTGCGGAAGCCCAAAGCCATGCCTGAAATGTCCGAAGTTGAGGCTTGAGCTTAAGTTGTTCCATGAGCGCATTAGCTTCTTTCCAATCATCCTCAGCCTTCAATGTGGCCTTTTCAGCAGCCCATTTAGCATCATCCACCTATAAATATTgcaaaagaaaaatgttttagCTCCTAAATCCCAACAACAAAGGGAAAAACACAGAAAAGTAAGCAGAATGCAACTGAACTTGCAGAGCTTGCTTCTCAAATTCACCAAAAGTTGCTAGAATGTCGTAGCTGTGCGGCAAATTCACCAGGTAAGGGTGCCACCATGAACTCTTCCCTTTCCCCATTTCATATAGTAAACAAACAGCCAATATCTGGGTAGTATGAAAACAATAAAGGAATTTAATTTGACCAAAAACAAACAATTGGGTTTTTCAATTCAGCAAAAACAAACAATTGGGttatcaaaaattcaaaaaatcgaGTGAAAAAAAACCTGGGtaggggagagagagtgatgAGCATTGAGAGCACGAGAGAGTTTGTCATCCTTCATTGCAAGACTTGTGCTTGTCATCAAAGCGGACTTTGGAACTTTGAGAATCAACTCTCCTTCTGTAAGATCACGAGCAGCACCCAGACCTCTTCTGCAACATTTTTTCTGTGAGTTGTTGTGAGAGCAGAAAGTTGGTGAATTTacagagaggagaggagaggagagagtgtGGATGTTAGTACCCGCCGGAATCTGGAAAGAAGGAGACGGCGAGAGAGTGGCCCAAACACGAAGCTTGGCAACTGGTTGAGTCTGATATTCCAATTTCTGATGCCCATTTCAAAAGCCGTTGGAGATTTCCTTCTCCTTGCTCCATCTCCCACCTGCAGAGAACTTTTGGCAAACCTCAAAGCTTTCGCTGCAATGGATCGGAATGCGGCTGCGAATGACATGGGCTTTTGGAAAATAAATGGAAAGAAACAATGCAACCTTAACAAAAAGTtttcggtactgtttattttagaaaaatcatatttttacactaatagTCAATTTTGTTTGTaagatctcacatcgcccaaAGGTGAGGATCCTGTATGACACGCCCCGACTCTAATATTCCCTGAATACCAAGATAGACATGTGTtgaccgacacccgagggtgacgaaagccattaattgatacaaaagctaagaataagaagtaaataagggttatgaatttaaaatacaatgaattaacaatttttaaatacaaataggGTTGGGGTGTTTCAATCTACCTCCCTTAAAAGAATTTCGtccctaaaatttaaaataacatacTACACTGGAAAACTCAAAAATACGAAAAaggatacacatatatatacataacgaagaaatcaagtcagagcAGTTGCACAAAAGGAAAAATGCCATCTCGTCGCGATCGGGTTGCAATGATTTCATCTTTCATGCCTCCAGGCTCATACTTTCTTTCCCCATCAGtgtaaaaatagaaaacatactttaataaaatataaagtcgaaaacacaaaataatttaaggCTAGATAACGTCAAAATAGATATGTACTAACATATATATCAAAAACTCGAATcaact belongs to Malus sylvestris chromosome 17, drMalSylv7.2, whole genome shotgun sequence and includes:
- the LOC126612520 gene encoding protein SET DOMAIN GROUP 40 isoform X3, with translation MEQGEGNLQRLLKWASEIGISDSTSCQASCLGHSLAVSFFPDSGGRGLGAARDLTEGELILKVPKSALMTSTSLAMKDDKLSRALNAHHSLSPTQILAVCLLYEMGKGKSSWWHPYLVNLPHSYDILATFGEFEKQALQVDDAKWAAEKATLKAEDDWKEANALMEQLKLKPQLRTFQAWLWASATISSRTLHIPWDAAGCLCPVGDLFNYSAPGEEPSACESMEHATLDLVNDDSSGTLDVDVSDSRRLTDGGFEKDIDAYCFYAKKSYKKGEQALLSYGTYTNLELLEHYGFLLNGNPNDKVFIPLEPEIYSSCSWPKESLYIHQTGKPSFALLSALRLWATPRNQRRSVGHLVYSGLQLSIQNEMYVMTWISKKCNAILKSLPTSFEDDRLLSSAIDKIQNLESPLELNQLSSTCRDEICAFKSNVVQKGERSSMQSRERWRLAVEWRLSYKKILVDCISYCDETCQISTVIWEGSGVRFLILLRTEKLKAKMGMEKWVC
- the LOC126612520 gene encoding protein SET DOMAIN GROUP 40 isoform X4; the protein is MSFAAAFRSIAAKALRFAKSSLQVGDGARRRKSPTAFEMGIRNWNIRLNQLPSFVFGPLSRRLLLSRFRRKKCCRRGLGAARDLTEGELILKVPKSALMTSTSLAMKDDKLSRALNAHHSLSPTQILAVCLLYEMGKGKSSWWHPYLVNLPHSYDILATFGEFEKQALQVDDAKWAAEKATLKAEDDWKEANALMEQLKLKPQLRTFQAWLWASATISSRTLHIPWDAAGCLCPVGDLFNYSAPGEEPSACESMEHATLDLVNDDSSGTLDVDVSDSRRLTDGGFEKDIDAYCFYAKKSYKKGEQALLSYGTYTNLELLEHYGFLLNGNPNDKVFIPLEPEIYSSCSWPKESLYIHQTGKPSFALLSALRLWATPRNQRRSVGHLVYSGLQLSIQNEMYVMTWISKKCNAILKSLPTSFEDDRLLSSAIDKIQNLESPLELNQLSSTCRDEICAFKSNVVQKGERSSMQSRERWRLAVEWRLSYKKILVDCISYCDETVKYWV
- the LOC126612520 gene encoding protein SET DOMAIN GROUP 40 isoform X1, which encodes MSFAAAFRSIAAKALRFAKSSLQVGDGARRRKSPTAFEMGIRNWNIRLNQLPSFVFGPLSRRLLLSRFRRKKCCRRGLGAARDLTEGELILKVPKSALMTSTSLAMKDDKLSRALNAHHSLSPTQILAVCLLYEMGKGKSSWWHPYLVNLPHSYDILATFGEFEKQALQVDDAKWAAEKATLKAEDDWKEANALMEQLKLKPQLRTFQAWLWASATISSRTLHIPWDAAGCLCPVGDLFNYSAPGEEPSACESMEHATLDLVNDDSSGTLDVDVSDSRRLTDGGFEKDIDAYCFYAKKSYKKGEQALLSYGTYTNLELLEHYGFLLNGNPNDKVFIPLEPEIYSSCSWPKESLYIHQTGKPSFALLSALRLWATPRNQRRSVGHLVYSGLQLSIQNEMYVMTWISKKCNAILKSLPTSFEDDRLLSSAIDKIQNLESPLELNQLSSTCRDEICAFKSNVVQKGERSSMQSRERWRLAVEWRLSYKKILVDCISYCDETCQISTVIWEGSGVRFLILLRTEKLKAKMGMEKWVC
- the LOC126612520 gene encoding protein SET DOMAIN GROUP 40 isoform X2, with product MSFAAAFRSIAAKALRFAKSSLQVGDGARRRKSPTAFEMGIRNWNIRLNQLPSFVFGPLSRRLLLSRFRRKKCCRRGLGAARDLTEGELILKVPKSALMTSTSLAMKDDKLSRALNAHHSLSPTQILAVCLLYEMGKGKSSWWHPYLVNLPHSYDILATFGEFEKQALQVDDAKWAAEKATLKAEDDWKEANALMEQLKLKPQLRTFQAWLWASATISSRTLHIPWDAAGCLCPVGDLFNYSAPGEEPSACESMEHATLDLVNDDSSGTLDVDVSDSRRLTDGGFEKDIDAYCFYAKKSYKKGEQALLSYGTYTNLELLEHYGFLLNGNPNDKVFIPLEPEIYSSCSWPKESLYIHQTGKPSFALLSALRLWATPRNQRRSVGHLVYSGLQLSIQNEMYVMTWISKKCNAILKSLPTSFEDDRLLSSAIDKIQNLESPLELNQLSSTCRDEICAFKSNVVQKGERSSMQSRERWRLAVEWRLSYKKILVDCISYCDETVSYLFHENNSVQK